ATGCGCGGGCCGTCCTGCTTGGACAGAGGCCGCCAAATCCGGTCGTCCTCTAACGCAATTCTGTTCGCGAAGGAGACTCAGCCATGAGCTTTTATGAAATCCGAGAGATGCCCCGACCCGATGATAACATTATCGCTGAATATGTCGATGTGGCCCGATGCTTGAGCGCATCCTGCGTATTCGCAGACGTTCAAGGCCGCGCCGGGGTGATGCACTCCTCAATCAAACCGATCTTCGCCTGCAAGCTCGTCGGCCCTGCCCTCACCGTTAAGCTCGCGCCCGGCGACCTGCAGGATCCATTGAAGGCACTTGAGATCGGCAAGCGCGGCGATGTGATCGTCGTTGATGCCAACGCGGATACCGAAACATCCGTGGTCGGCGGTCTCATGGGAGGCCTTGCCAAGAATCGAGGCATCGCTGGCATGATCGTCGATGGTGCGGGCCGTGACATCGATGAGCTGCGCGATATCGGCTGGCCGATCTTTACCCGGGCCGTGACCGCCCGTGGCACGCATACGATGTTCTCAGGCCGCAAGGAGGATCTGTCCTTGAATGTGCCGATCGTTTGTGGCGGGGTTCCGGTCAATCCCGGCGATATGGTCGTGGCGGACGAGATCGGCATCACGGTTGTACCGCGTGAGCGCCTTGCGCCGGTGCTGAAGCTTGCAAGGGAGCAAGCTGAGCGAGAAGAAAAAACCCGCCAATGGGTCAAGCAGGGCAAGACGGTCGAGGATTTGTTGGAGGAATTCGGCAGGATTTAGAGTACCGTCCGAACTCCGGAGGTCTACGGGCGTGCCGCACGCGTCGTCGTCCAACCGATCGGGCAAGGCATGAAGAAGAGAGAGCCACATCGGCTGGAGACCAAGTGCGACGGCTGCGACGGTAAAGGACGCCCGCCGGTGCAAGCGGTCAACCAGGTAGACGGATCTACCCGGCGCTTTGCAAGAGATGCGGCGGCAAGGGCCGGATAGCGATGATTCCGGCAAGCGCCTCAAGCTGAACAATGCGCCCGAGAGTGAAGCGCGCCGGGCGTGAGGTCTATGTACGTGAGATCAGGTGGCGAGCCCAGCCAGCGCCGCATCATCCGCCGGCGCCAACAATTCGCGCGGAACTACGTCGCGTCCGAATGCGGACAGACGCGCGTTCTCGCGAATTCGGGACCGCGTTTGTCGACTTCCTCGTTCCAGATATCGATGACCTGCTCCAGGTCTTGAAGACGTACCCGCCGTTGATGGCCGGCGAGTGAAGCTTGGATTCGCGACCTTCCGTGCCGGGAACGGCGGTAATCGCAAAGAGGTCGTCGATGACGTCGCGCTCGCGGCCTGCGATCATCGCGAGGTAGCGCGAGAGCCCAGACGCCCTCGACATCGCCGACTGCCAGCGCGCGCCGAATCTGATAGCCGCATTTGCTCCGTGGTAACCGTGCGGCCCTGAGGTTCTCGGCCCTCCTGCGCGCGCATCCCCCCAGCGAACGCGGCAGCTTTACCATTTTTGCCACCGCCCACGCCGCTTTGAAGAAAGCTAGATACGGCGGCGACGACGCCTTGGTCGCTTCGGGTATTTGTGGCCGTGCAAGTCGGATAGCCTCTTCGACCACGGCCAAGGTGATTTTGAAGCGCGCTGCGATTTCTTCGGGCTCGTCGCCTCGCCCCCACAACACAGCGAGTGCTTCATCGGGAACGCCAACGCGAAACTGCGGGGTCCGTCGCGAACCGCGACGATCTCCCACGGCTGTCGATCGGCCTGCTGGAGAGCGCCTGGCCCCTTCCGAAAGCTGTGCGCCTCCTGGGTGTGTCGTTGTCCTCGCTGCGGGGTAAGCAAGACTAGACTTGTGGCCCACGCACCCCAATGCATGGGTCATATTGCCCGGAGGATCGCGATAAACCAATACTTGAAAACGACCTGACTCTGGCCGCAAGGCTGCGGGAGGATCTGCGACAGATATCTTCGCCAATCTAGCTCAAACGTCTGCTTCGCGCCGAGAGCTGCCCTCCGAGCCAGGTCGCAGTTTGACCCGAACCGGTCATTAGGACAGATGCGCCAGCCGCAAATTTCGGGCAGTCTTCTGAGCGAGCGCGCGATTAAAGCCTGCTATCGTCACGCTGCACGGCACGCCCCCCATGGGAGAGGTCCGGCTTCCAGCAGCATGGTCGCAATATGCGCTGTTTAGCTTGAACATCTGTTCTCTCTCCGCAGCAAGTTTTGGGATCGCCGAGCACGGCGTCATCGGATGGCATCCAGCTCATAAGGGCCTCCTGTTCGCGGATATCGAGATCCTATCAGCATCGCGGGACCGCGCTCAATTGAACCGGTGTCCACCTGCGCCGAACTCACGAGGTGGCGCCCAGCGCCTCCTTAGCTTCGGAATCGTAGAGGTGACAGCGAACCGAACCGCCGGCGATCGTTCGCG
The DNA window shown above is from Bradyrhizobium sp. ISRA464 and carries:
- a CDS encoding RraA family protein: MSFYEIREMPRPDDNIIAEYVDVARCLSASCVFADVQGRAGVMHSSIKPIFACKLVGPALTVKLAPGDLQDPLKALEIGKRGDVIVVDANADTETSVVGGLMGGLAKNRGIAGMIVDGAGRDIDELRDIGWPIFTRAVTARGTHTMFSGRKEDLSLNVPIVCGGVPVNPGDMVVADEIGITVVPRERLAPVLKLAREQAEREEKTRQWVKQGKTVEDLLEEFGRI